A single Danio aesculapii chromosome 19, fDanAes4.1, whole genome shotgun sequence DNA region contains:
- the rfx5 gene encoding DNA-binding protein RFX5, producing MAEDQLKGDSSAGEGETEPNTLLQKLKSNISKNVQGKVDKILEDVQRFSDNDKLYLYLQLPSGPSAGEKSGDSNSVNTADQLHTCNWIRSHLEEHPDTCLPKQDVYETYRKHCDNLQHRPLSAANFGKIIRDIFPNIKARRLGGRGQSKYCYSGIRRKTVLNMPLLPNLDLKNDPSELTELVQTYKQEVTEAACELICDWAQKILKRSFDTVVEIARFLVQEHIVNPRCSQAELVTSAALAGGPSKPHKVIKKIPATSRAAGAEEDGGSVENKQKEKDGMEQPPSNKQQVSDKPPNKVESARVEAYMKKLPQLLPRGTVPEKTSPPCLAPADSGSVQVTLPITVTTIPSQSGGTVPVMVPVILPSAVSLSYPECEKTSVTVTTSSAPTPVVQRARPAAPKRAPDPSTSVSASGVVLKRKRGRPRKQRPEDLLSQLQSPPISTPNPALLTRGVIQKALPSCPPAVPSQLVEIVIQDQQSLMLSQLPTIQEVSDVEHRSVVVQCHSAPEAEKQQSVLLMQGPNQLNYEQGRRMVIQRAPLSREGRPAPIEVPQSAITYLPPATLLEDRGEVEITLTPVEPQDDSMPLKTLKPEDP from the exons GAAGATGTACAGCGTTTTTCTGACAACGATAAGCTCTACCTTTATCTACAGCTACCCTCAGGTCCAAGTGCAGGAGAGAAGAG TGGTGATTCAAACTCGGTCAACACAGCAGACCAACTTCACACCTGCAACTGGATCCGTAGCCATTTGGAAGAACATCCTGACACCTGCCTGCCTAAACAAGATGTTTACGAGACATACCG GAAACACTGTGACAACCTACAGCATCGGCCTCTGAGTGCAGCAAATTTTGGCAAAATCATTCGAGACATCTTCCCTAAcataaaagcacgaagactgggTGGTAGAGGACAGTCCAAATA CTGCTATAGTGGGATACGTCGAAAAACTGTGCTCAACATGCCATTACTACCCAACTTGGACCTCAAAAATGACCCG TCTGAACTGACAGAACTGGTGCAAACCTACAAGCAAGAGGTGACTGAAGCAGCCTGCGAGCTCATCTGTGATTGGGCCCAGAAGATCCTGAAGCGCTCTTTTGACACGGTGGTAGAAATCGCACGATTCCTCGTACAAGAGCACATTGTGAACCCACGCTGCAGCCAAGCCGAGCTCGTCACCTCAGCTGCACTGGCAG gcgGACCCTCGAAACCTCATAAGGTAATCAAAAAGATTCCTGCAACATCTCGAGCAGCTGGAGCAGAGGAAGATGGTGGCAGTGTGGAAAATAAG CAAAAAGAGAAAGACGGTATGGAGCAGCCGCCATCCAATAAGCAGCAGGTCAGTGATAAACCACCCAACAAGGTGGAGTCGGCTCGAGTGGAGGCCTATATGAAGAAACTGCCCCAGCTTCTTCCTAGAGGCACCGTTCCAGAGAAAACCTCCCCACCGTGTCTCGCGCCAGCTGATTCAGGCAGCGTTCAAGTCACTTTGCCCATAACCGTCACTACAATACCCTCTCAGTCAGGCGGAACCGTCCCAGTTATGGTCCCAGTTATACTACCATCAGCCGTAAGTCTGTCCTACCCCGAATGTGAGAAAACATCAGTCACGGTCACCACTTCTTCAGCACCGACCCCGGTGGTTCAAAGAGCGCGACCGGCAGCTCCCAAAAGGGCACCTGATCCCTCCACCTCAGTGTCAGCCTCCGGCGTTGTTCTGAAACGCAAAAGAGGACGACCCAGAAAACAAAGACCGGAAGATCTTTTATCACAACTACAGTCGCCTCCAATCTCAACCCCAAATCCAGCTTTGCTCACAAGAGGCGTGATCCAAAAGGCCTTGCCTTCCTGCCCTCCCGCCGTTCCTTCACAGCTCGTCGAAATCGTCATCCAGGACCAGCAGAGTCTGATGCTCAGCCAACTTCCAACCATCCAGGAGGTGTCAGACGTGGAGCATCGAAGCGTAGTGGTGCAGTGTCACTCTGCCCCAGAAGCTGAGAAGCAGCAGTCCGTCCTGCTCATGCAAGGGCCAAACCAACTCAATTACGAGCAGGGCCGGAGGATGGTCATCCAGCGTGCGCCGCTATCCAGAGAAGGAAGGCCTGCTCCTATAGAAGTGCCGCAGTCTGCAATCACATACCTCCCGCCGGCGACATTACTAGAGGATCGAGGAGAAGTCGAAATCACTCTGACTCCTGTGGAGCCACAGGACGATTCCATGCCCCTAAAAACCCTTAAACCAGAGGACCCGTAA